ACATCGTTCGCCAGCACCCAGGAGCTGCCGCTGCTCGCCAAACCATTGGCCAAGGTCTTTGCCCGCAAGATACTGGCCTGATCCAGAAAATTCTGTTGCTGTTTCAATAACAAACCGGCCAAGCTCAACATCATGATTAAAGAAACGCCACCGAAAGCCAATGCCAGCCGCCGGTGTATGGACTCCCGCCCGAAACGGCGCAGCAACTCCCACAAGCGAAATCGGAAAAAGGCAGTCATGGCTTTAGCGACAGCACGGTTTGATTGAAGCGCCGCACAAATGCCTCGACCGGCGCATAAGTTTGATCGTTGGCGGCTTCAAACCGCGATACCGGCACGGCGGCCAGCATGGCCCGGCCCGCTTCGCTATCCTGCAGCGAAAATAACAGGCCGGAAAACTTATCGATTACGCCGGCGGGTATGTCTTTTCGGACCACCCAGCCGTTGTTCTGCAACGGCTCCGTTTGCCACTTTACGACCAATTCGCCCGCTTGCAGCGGGTACTCCGCTAAAAATAATTTCCAGGGTACGGGCCAAGTAGCGGCGGCGGCCACATCGCCCATCAGCACGTGCATGATCGATGACTCCTGCGAACCCACATAGTGGTTTTCGATGTCCCGGTTTACATTCAATCCATGGGTATGCAGAAAATATTGCGGCATCATAGTGGCGGCCAGAGCCGTTTTTGCGGGGTATGCAACCGCCTTGCCCTTTAGATCGGCCACACTGTTAATACCGCTGTCCCGGCGCACCAAGATAATGCCGCGAAAGTCGTCATCGTCCGCCATTTTTCCGAACACCCGATATCCGTGTTTTAGAGCATTGATGGTTTGATAGGGATTGGGCATGGCAATGTCGAAATGCCCTTCATAGAGTTTTTTATCGAATTCCTGATAATTGCGCGACGCTTCCAGTTTAAACTCGATTTCCGGAATCTGCTGGTTGATATATTCGACTATAGGCCCGTAAACTTCAAACAGCCGTTTGGGGTTGTGTAGCGGGTGAATACCGACAATGTACTCTTTTATCTGTTTCCTGGGCAGGACGCTGAAGGTCGGTTGATAATGCGGGAGGGACTTGGGACTGAGGTAATCCCGCAACTGATGCAGCCAGCCGCCGGCATCCGCTGTTTCGAATGTGTCGGCATAACCCGGGCTCGAGCAGATCAGCCAGAACAAACAGCACACACCCAAAATCCGCCTAAAGTTCATCATCCAAGAGTACCTTTCAACCGCTTAATCGGCGTTGCAACCTTATGCCGCCGTTGCAATTTATTATCCACGAATATTCTAACCGCTATTAGCAGCTAAACTTGTCCTTGCATTCCCCATTGGAGCAATAAATATGAACCACGCTCGCAAATTTTTGATATTTCTGCTGCTGTTTTGCCGGCCTTATATGGCAACGGCTTTAGACATCCAATCCTTGCCGGATACGTTAAAGCCCTGGGTATCTTGGGTAACGGCGGACCAGCCTCAATTCGAATGCCCGTTTTTCCATAGCAACTTTCAGCAGAAAAACTGCGGTTGGCCCGGCCCGGTAAAGCTGGATCTGCAGGACAAAAATGGCCGGTTCAGCGCCGAATGGACCTTATATCGGGCCGATTGGATCATCTTGCCGGGCGACAACCGGCATTGGCCGCAGCAAGTGTTGATTAATCAAAAACCGGCTACCGTGATAGAACACCAGGACAGGCCCGCCATCTGGATGCCGGCCGGCCATTATCAAGTCAATGGCGAATTCAACTGGGATAAACTGCCGGAAAGCCTTGCCGTTGCCCAGAACTCCGGCCTGATTCAGCTGGCCCTGAATGGCCAATCCGTCGCCTACCCGCGTATAGAGCAAGGGGCTATCTGGTTGCATAGCCCTACAGCTACTCCGGCCGATACCCAACAGGACAGTCTGGATCTGCAAGTCTTTAGGGAAGTGATTGACGACAACCCGCTACAAGTCAACACCCGCCTGGAGCTAAACGTCTCCGGCACCGCCCGCGAAATCAGCCTGCCCCATGCTTTATTACCGGACTTTATTCCGGTTCGGCTCGATAGCCCGCTGCCCGCCCGCATCGAAACGGATGGCAGCATGTTGCTGCAAGTGCGCCCCGGCCGTTGGAACATCACCCTACAAGCTCGCCATCCCAAACCGCTGCCGCAGCTGGACTTCGCCGTTCAAGACCCGGACTGGCCGAAATCAGAGTTGTGGGCCTTTCAGGCCGTGCCGGCCCTGCGCTTGGTGGAAATCGAAGCCTTGCCCGCCGTAGACGCCAGCCAGACCAACTTGCCCGCGGAATGGCGGCATCTACCGACCTATCAAATCAAACAAGGGCAAAGCATGCAATTCAAGCTGATCCGCCAGGGCGACCCCGAGCCGGAACCCAACCAGTTGAATTTGCAACGCAAGCTTTGGCTGGACTTCAACGGCGGCGGTTACACCGTCAGCGACCGGATCAACGGCAAGATGACCCGCGACTGGCGCCTGAGCGCCTTGCCGGACACACTGTTGGGACAAGTATTGCTGAATGGGCAAAATCAACTGATCACCCAGCTCGGCGATCAGCAGCGCGGCATAGAAGTTCGCAAGGGCGCCCTACAGTTGCAGGCAGACAGCCGCATCGATAACGCGATCGGCAGCCTGAACGCAGTCGGTTGGCAACAGGCGTTTCAACAGGCCCAAGCCGAACTGAACATCCCTCCCGGCTGGCGTCTGCTGGCGGTCAGCGGCGTGGATAACGATCCCGATAGCTGGCTGAACCGCTGGACCTTGCTGGACCTGTTTTTAGTATTGATCGTGGCACTCGCCGTTGCCCGTCTGTGGTGTTGGCAATGGGGGCTGGTCGCGCTGTTTAGCCTGGCCTTGTTTTGGCATGAAGCCGAGGCGCCCCGTTGGATCTGGCTGAATACGCTGGCGGCCCTGGCTTTGTTAAAAGTACTGCCGCCGAGCCGCTTTTCCCATTGGGTAAAATGGTACCGCAATCTATGCTGGCTTTGCCTGATCGTGATAGTGGTGCCGTTCATGATTGCGCAAATCCGTATCGGCATTTACCCGCAATTGGAAAAACCCTGGCAACCGATTCAAACCGGCTCTTATGTCGAGAGCGTGGCCGATAGCGAGGGATTTGCCGAAGAACAACGGGCCATGGCCATGCCTGCATCGCCCGCGCCCCGGGCCGCCAGAA
This sequence is a window from Methylomonas methanica MC09. Protein-coding genes within it:
- a CDS encoding phosphate/phosphite/phosphonate ABC transporter substrate-binding protein, which codes for MMNFRRILGVCCLFWLICSSPGYADTFETADAGGWLHQLRDYLSPKSLPHYQPTFSVLPRKQIKEYIVGIHPLHNPKRLFEVYGPIVEYINQQIPEIEFKLEASRNYQEFDKKLYEGHFDIAMPNPYQTINALKHGYRVFGKMADDDDFRGIILVRRDSGINSVADLKGKAVAYPAKTALAATMMPQYFLHTHGLNVNRDIENHYVGSQESSIMHVLMGDVAAAATWPVPWKLFLAEYPLQAGELVVKWQTEPLQNNGWVVRKDIPAGVIDKFSGLLFSLQDSEAGRAMLAAVPVSRFEAANDQTYAPVEAFVRRFNQTVLSLKP